The nucleotide sequence CTCCCGAGCCGGAGGAGTACCACCGGAAGTGAAAAAGCACTGGAGGAAAAAGACGCGCTTCGTGGGCGGTAACTTTGTAAGGATACCACTTTTATCTTTTGATGCTCGGGTTCTTTCTTCATTGGCAGAGCGCCTATCAGACAAATTATTCACCTCCTCCGCAGGGCAACGTTTTTTAGCCCTGGTTGATTATTTAGTTTTGACAGCTGTCGTAGTTAGTGTTTGCAGTTCGCTTTAGCCTAAACAAACCAACAACTGGCAGGGATAAGGCATCTTGATAGGACTCAGACTAAGACAGGAGGCACTAGTGCAGAAACAAAGGGGGATAATTTATGAGTAAGACAGTAATTGGTGTCTTTTCTCGTGAGGATTCTGCTAAGCAGGCTGTACAAGACCTACGCAATTCTGGCTTTGATACTAATGAAGTTTCCATTATTGCCCGTGACCGACAGCGAGATGCCGGTGGAACTATGATGGCCGGGGGTGGCAGTCTTAGCAGCGGAGTTACAACCGGTGGAATCCTGGGAGGATTAGCAGGTTTAGCTGCCGGAGCTGGAGCTCTGGCAATTCCAGGTATCGGGCCTTTAGTTGCTGCAGGGCCATTAGCAGGAGTTATTTCCGGCGCGGCCACAGGTGGGGTTGCCGGAGGCCTTATTGACTGGGGTATTCCTTCGGATCGCAGTGATTTCTATGAAGGTAAAGTACGGGAGGGACGAATCCTAGCCACAGTGCGTACCGAAGACCATAAGGTAGACCGGGCTGCATCCATTCTTCGCAATAACGGCGCTACTGACGTAGAAACCCACTAAACTAACCATAGAGGCCGCCACCTGGCGGCCTCTACAAGTTCTTGTCAAGGTTTTTCTGAGAGCAGTCGTATATAGTCAGGGTAAAGTCATCCCCCTGACGGCGCAAGCCAAAGATAAGTCCCCTTTCTTTTAAGGCGCGGTTAAGAAAAGTAACTAATTGGTGGGCATCAGCGGGAAGCTTAAAGGTATCTGAGGCCAATACTGGCAAATGGTCATGGTTGGCCCACAGTTCCATCTCTCTTCCCTCCTATTCGGCGGCATTTCTCGACCATTACTCCTTCCCAATCCTAACAATACCACAGCATGATAGCCACGACAACAGACCAATACATTAGTGTGTGTATTGACATAGCTTGGTATATAGCAAACACAGTTGACTAGGATTTGGTTCTTTGCTATAATAAAGTCGTCGCAGGGGAGTAGCTCAACTGGCTAGAGTAGCGGTCTCCAAAACCGTTGGTTGCGGGTTCGAGTCCTGCCTCCCCTGCCACTAGAATCTACTAGGAACTGCAGTTTATTGTAACCCAGCAAAGAGTACTGCTCTGTTGTTTGGGTTATTTTTGTTTTTAGTGGCAAGGAAAGAACGGGAAGGAGGAAGCCGGTTGTTATCCCCCACTATTTTGGTCAAGCCCGATAAATGTACCGGATGTGGAACCTGTGTGTCTCTTTGTGACAGTGCGGCCGTTTTTGAACTTAACGAAGATAACAAGGCCACAGTAGTCCGGCCTCAGTTGTGTTGGCAATGTGGTCAATGTGTTGCCGCTTGCCCTACTAATGCCATTTCGCACAGCTGCTTTCCATTAGAACAATGCTTGCCGTCTAAGACCTTAGGACCAGGTTGTCTAGATGCCTTGGCCACTATGTTTAGAACGCGTCGTTCGGTACGCCTGTTTCAGGACAAGCCGGTGGACCGAGCTGTGGTGGAGCAGCTGATTGATTTGAGCCGCTGGGTTCCCAGTTCCCAGAATGAGCAGTCGGTGGATTGGCTTGTATTCGATGACAGCGACCGCATTGACTACCTAAGCAAACAGGCGGCAACAACTCTAGGTCGCCTGGGTAATATTCTGTTTCATCCGCTGGTAAAACCGGTGGTAACACTAGTTGCCGGCAAGCAGACTGTAAGAAGTGCTGCCGGGCTGAAGAGCTTATTGGAACGGCGTGAGCAGAGCTATGACCCTATTTTCTATCACGCTCCGGTAGTCTTGATGGGCCATGGACCGAAAAGCAATCGATTTGGACGAGACAATGCGATTTATTCGGCTTACAATATTATGCTGGGTGCTTCACAGCTGGGACTGGGAACATGCCAAATTGGTTATTTCATTATAGCGCAAGAATTTAGTCGCAAGCTCAAGACTCTGATTGCATTACCTCAAGGGCGACGACTGGAGGTTGTCCTTATCCTTGGATATCCTAGATTTAAATACCGTCGTACAGTATTGCGGAGACTTCCTAACCTAGTTTGGAACGCAGAACAGAAATGACCCAGATGTTTAAAGCTGCAAATGATTCTGAGACCTAAGGAGGCTGCGTAATAACACCGGTGACCTTTCGCGTCGTGAGCGCAAGAAACTGGAGAGCAAAGCGCGCATCTTTAGATTCAGTTTCTTATCGAGGCCGACTTAAGAGGCATTACCAGCCCACTGGAGCAGATCAAGATATAGGAAAAACCCTAAGGGCTAAGATGTGGTATCTCGCACCTAAGGGTCAGTCATATGGGTCAAGGCTTTTTGGCAATAATGTTGCTTAGCTAGGATCCGATTGTTGCTTAATGACAAGTGCTGCAATTTCCACCGCGGCAACTGCTGCAACCGGATCCACCACTGGTTCCGGTATCTCTGCCACGTCCGGTAATAGCAAAGACGCAAAAGACGGCTTTGGTATTTGTACTCTGACAATGGACACAAGGTGGATGCTGTGGCTTAGCACTAATTGGAGCCTGAAGTTCGAACTGAGAGCCGCAGTCGCAGCACCGATACTCATAATTAGGCACTGATTTGCTCCTCCTTACAGACAAAACAAGGTTAGATAAGAAGAACACTCAGCCAAATTATATGAACTGGAATCGTTAACGTCAAGTAAAGAAGGCCTTTTGTATTATGTATTACCCAACATGTTTTCCCAGCGGCCGCAACGGTCGCCCCAGCGTCCGATCACCTTGCCTTCCATACTGATGCTTACTACTTCACATTGGTTTGGGCAGCCTTGACAGTCAAAACTGGAAGCTTCGTAGTCTAATTTAGCTGCTTCAAAGCCACGGAAACTTGAAGCACCGTTTTTACCGGTGCTCATGTTTTCTTGTGCCAGCAGGGCAGCTCCCCAAGCGCCCATAACGCCGTAATGATCGGGGACATAAACTGGCGTTCCCAAAGCTTTTTCGAATGCTGCTTTAATTCCAATATTAGCCGCTACCCCTCCCTGAAAAACCACCGGCGGCAGAATATCTTTACCTCTAGCCACGTTATTAAGATAGTTGCGCACCAGCGCTTCGCAGAGTCCAGCGATAATATTCTGTAGGCTATAACCGAGTTGCTGCTTGTGAACCATATCTGATTCAGCAAATACTGTACAGCGCCCGGCAATGCGTACCGGGTTATCAGCCTGCAGAGCATAGGTGCCAAAGTCTTCTATGGGAACGTTAAGTCGCTCAGCTTGATGATCTAAGAAAGATCCCGTTCCAGCAGCACACACAGTGTTCATGGCAAAATCAGTAACAACACCTTCGCGCAAGATAATGATTTTAGAATCCTGGCCGCCCACTTCCAGTACCGTTTGAACATTGGGTACCAAGCGTGAAGCTGCTATCGCATGGGCAGTGATTTCGTTTTTTACCAGATCTGCTCCGACAATTACACCGGCTAGAGTTCGCCCGCTACCGGTGGCCCCTGCTCCACAAACTTGAAAGTCTGCTGGTAATTCCTTCTTTAACAGGGCCAAACCTTCTTGAATAGCTGCTATAGGCTGGCCTTGGGTTCGAATATAGAGGCTGGCTATAATATTTCCTTGTTCATCGGTAGTAAGAAGGTTCGTACTGACAGAACCGACATCGACACCTAAATACCCACGCACGCTAACTGCCCTTCTTTCTTCTTCTTGCGTTGCACCAGCAAATCTACAAAAGCTTCCAGGCGGGTACGGATACCGCCCTCGCCGGTCTGCTCGTCTAAAAATAAAGTCATGACCGGGATGTTTAGTTTGCGGCTGACATAAGGCAGGATGCTCTTAGCCACAATTTCCGGTATGCAGGCAAACGGAGCCAGTTGAATAACCCCATCGAACCCTTTCTGGGCATAGAGCACTGTTTCACCAATGCTGTTTCGCCCATGCCCCCCCACCAACTCAGATAAAAATGGCTCGGCCGCTTTCTTAACATCATATTCTCTGTTAGTGAGGGCATTGTTTTGGGTCCATTCAGCCAGATAAATAGATCGGTGCACCAAAACGCCCATTTCCTCTAGTTTTACCTGCACGTTATGATTAGCTAATGGTTCTAGAACCACATAAATTTCGCCGATAAGTCCTATTTTTATTGGATCGCGAGAGCGATCTTGAGGAATTGCCGATAGCAGTTCTAGAGAGGCATCAGTGGCTTCTTTAATTTCTATTTTTGACTGAGCGGCATCTAATATTTCCATACACTGGCGAAATACAGTCGTTGTTTCGCCTTTGTCTATTTCAAAAGTCCTGATATCGTGTGATGCTTTTTCTACGCAGTCAATGGCGTTGAGTTTTAGCCAGGCACGCCAGAATATATCCGGTAGCTTCCATAGGGGGGCCTTTCGTTCGCGAAATAGCAAGTACATTGCCCGGAGGAAATCCGCTGGGCGTTTCAGCGGTGGCTCTATTATAATGAGGTCAACATCATGACCTAAGTCGTGCAAAATGCCACGGTGAAGCTCGCCGTAATAACCGGCTCGACAAGGGCCTACCCCACCTGTGCTAATGATGGTATCGGCTCCTAAATCAATTGCTTCGAGATAACTGCCCAGTAAGATTTTAAAGGGTATGCAAGCGAA is from Bacillota bacterium and encodes:
- a CDS encoding DUF4264 family protein → MELWANHDHLPVLASDTFKLPADAHQLVTFLNRALKERGLIFGLRRQGDDFTLTIYDCSQKNLDKNL
- a CDS encoding 4Fe-4S binding protein; translation: MLSPTILVKPDKCTGCGTCVSLCDSAAVFELNEDNKATVVRPQLCWQCGQCVAACPTNAISHSCFPLEQCLPSKTLGPGCLDALATMFRTRRSVRLFQDKPVDRAVVEQLIDLSRWVPSSQNEQSVDWLVFDDSDRIDYLSKQAATTLGRLGNILFHPLVKPVVTLVAGKQTVRSAAGLKSLLERREQSYDPIFYHAPVVLMGHGPKSNRFGRDNAIYSAYNIMLGASQLGLGTCQIGYFIIAQEFSRKLKTLIALPQGRRLEVVLILGYPRFKYRRTVLRRLPNLVWNAEQK
- a CDS encoding zinc ribbon domain-containing protein, encoding MPNYEYRCCDCGSQFELQAPISAKPQHPPCVHCQSTNTKAVFCVFAITGRGRDTGTSGGSGCSSCRGGNCSTCH
- a CDS encoding 2-hydroxyglutaryl-CoA dehydratase, with amino-acid sequence MRGYLGVDVGSVSTNLLTTDEQGNIIASLYIRTQGQPIAAIQEGLALLKKELPADFQVCGAGATGSGRTLAGVIVGADLVKNEITAHAIAASRLVPNVQTVLEVGGQDSKIIILREGVVTDFAMNTVCAAGTGSFLDHQAERLNVPIEDFGTYALQADNPVRIAGRCTVFAESDMVHKQQLGYSLQNIIAGLCEALVRNYLNNVARGKDILPPVVFQGGVAANIGIKAAFEKALGTPVYVPDHYGVMGAWGAALLAQENMSTGKNGASSFRGFEAAKLDYEASSFDCQGCPNQCEVVSISMEGKVIGRWGDRCGRWENMLGNT
- a CDS encoding CoA protein activase translates to MGNSPPVFKQILSELGYDVVVPPPPSRRTLDLGTKYAPEFACIPFKILLGSYLEAIDLGADTIISTGGVGPCRAGYYGELHRGILHDLGHDVDLIIIEPPLKRPADFLRAMYLLFRERKAPLWKLPDIFWRAWLKLNAIDCVEKASHDIRTFEIDKGETTTVFRQCMEILDAAQSKIEIKEATDASLELLSAIPQDRSRDPIKIGLIGEIYVVLEPLANHNVQVKLEEMGVLVHRSIYLAEWTQNNALTNREYDVKKAAEPFLSELVGGHGRNSIGETVLYAQKGFDGVIQLAPFACIPEIVAKSILPYVSRKLNIPVMTLFLDEQTGEGGIRTRLEAFVDLLVQRKKKKEGQLACVGI